A single window of Salvia splendens isolate huo1 chromosome 6, SspV2, whole genome shotgun sequence DNA harbors:
- the LOC121807730 gene encoding protein NO VEIN-like isoform X2, translating into MDSHFDTISQRLQSFSSEAQFSGKHLRFLSSSSEDDDSEANQYEDNQNQKNVDSSCNLLQSNGRAERVGSCPYPSAIEEMKRLGLKSEVESTSYTPGGGVRCDRDNNHSRGKRRYENLSSSTSLPRKLPKKEKFDADVKLKGSDDNNLSGDSLSIESLRTFITTWKEACRDNNADEVLERMLQFYNVRRKRKVKEMFASYPFIGLLYAAVACMKLGLWDNMYDTFLNFGQQEIDNKQDESSDDYINIDVQSAKKGVAAPAPVIVTHKQNIAVEDIAKKISGYLEEDVFPRKSPEENRFRLLRKLCNCEYWLIEQYSVDKFESLGYGEYFVFLEKYAYLLPDALQKRMLGGSSKNVSLEARMLPIQLDVLLSQALDSFQENETVNIHYVSELLARQFPLVCFELGNSHIKENFLDIIQERRCNLTSHSVLFSIPLSRPTYIGNSSAEDEKDNAVKSGIIAPVTSRDAIEVMLKAPMLADLKLWSHWDTLFAPHLGSVVKWLLKEVNSKELLCLVTKDGKVIRLDHSATVDSFLKVFIEESSFETAVQLLSLFAIYGGEQSIPLSLLKCHARKAFEVVINNYLEKILDNGNSHMHGNQSFDQHIVGESTSSNLDRKFLNNRSIMNRAAPVLSRFVLECLSYLPVEFCSTVADILISGLQSFVNNAPAAILAECKQIEHRLILHEVGLSLGLLEWVNDYQSFCSSTTHGLPPTPSCLDVVNSEPNRLSMVGQGDLNVHVASSGEMLVSSEADLGKDKPASDMTVYANFLGCTSTDSEELSRPDNHDDADPAKFIESIRQEEFGLNQCLSATESSMLEKQHARLGRALHCLSQELYSQDSHFILELVQNADDNIYPENVEPTLTFILEEKGIVVLNNEHGFSFNNISALCDVGNSTKKGINTGYIGKKGIGFKSVFRVTDAPEIHSNGFHIKFDITGGQIGFVLPTVIPPCDVDFYTRLALAGSDRLDRNSWKTCIVLPFRSSLLEGLGMNNILSMFSDLHPSLLLFLHRLRCIKFKNLVDDSFVVMRKEVIGNGIVEVALGNNRMTWFVASKKLVADTIRSDVQTTEISVAFTLKETSEEGYAPVLNQQPVFSFLPLRTYGLKFILQGDFVLPSSREEVDGNSPWNQWLLSEFPDLFVSAVRSFCSLPCYENSPAKAITVFMSFVPLVGEVHGFFSSLPRRIISKLRMSNCLLLESNEEWVPPCKVMRNWSDQTRSLLSDSLLHEHLGLGFLNKDIVLSDSLAKALGVEDCGPTILLKFISSLCRSEDKLKSMGFGWLASWLSTIYVMPSQPFMQTSSSNGTESNFISDLQKTPFIPLSDGKYSSVNEGIIWLHCDSVDQGISDQYLLETFPKLFAKLRIVNPGLLAAASTIDGSCSDASIMENAARMLYKIGVQRLCIHDIVKLQILPAIYDEKIAVGHEELMTEYLAFVMLHLQSSCTTCCLERDSIIAELHEKALILTNFGFKRCSEVAIHFTQEYGNSVDVDKLINGIDINWFKIDVAYVRHPITKSISAGVLKWRRFFQEIGVTDFVQVVDLCKSVPEMSPISFKDDEKATEMSVDSVANNWESQELFHIVSWISSRDDREKSGYLLEILDKLWDEYFSDKATGYHNDTTGERKPFKSSIVCTLQNIPWIASNISNKLHYPKDLFDDCVAVNSIFGRNAPCTIPKVKSTKLLTDIGLKTEVTLDDALSVLRLWRQSGSHLSASVSQMSNFYAYLWKEMTHSKKKVIDELHSGPFIFVPDTCSYLNEDALPGSLMSPRDVYWHDTIGSVDLIKSDHPECVSAFASSKIKMLQKLYPHLHDFFVNECGVDESPPFSSYLQFLLELSAVALPHQAAKQVLEVFLIWDDALRSGSMTSEDVQFLKENLLKKEYAVLPTRQDKWVSLHSSFGIVCWSDDDNLRREFKHRDGVDFLYFEKSTLRSQSDASVEDNQMLLGKVSVAMQRLRIPVLSKIVTREAIAYGSEDSSSISLLVNWVLPYAQRYIFNAHPDKYFQLKQSSFENIKHLKIVVVEKLFYRYKIKKSDIASKKRHQCNCLLQENTLYCSRESDSHSIFLELSCLLFDGSPELHFANFLHMIKTMAESGATEEQTEVFILNSQKMPKLPDEESIWSLQSVSSLMESNAASSDSVKVQDLSNLPSKCKHGIKSSNWPPADWKTAPGFDSVDTSRLTRPWPSTVQIQAGNIAQRDYRTADICFNDVSSEFNIDVNSTTQGAVQVETQVPVPQSNLPSNLVPSNVNVVMDSIDLDSFDTKDVGPSVCSEKDPALSQQALLTGRLGELVAFKYFTGEEVGDRSVKWVNEANETGLPYDIVLEGDDSTTEYIEVKATRYGRKNWFLISLREWQFAIEKGESFSIAHVVLAENSMAKVTVYQNPARLCQLGNLRLAVVVPKQ; encoded by the exons ATGGACTCCCATTTTGACACAATCTCCCAGCGCCTGCAGTCCTTTTCATCGGAAGCCCAGTTTTCAGGGAAACACTTAAGATTTTTGTCTTCAAGTTCAGAGGATGATGATAGTGAAGCGAATCAATATGAAGATAACCAGAATCAGAAGAATGTAGACAGCAGTTGTAATTTGTTGCAGTCAAATGGTAGAGCGGAGCGTGTTGGTAGCTGCCCTTATCCATCAGCAATTGAAGAAATGAAAAGGCTGGGCTTGAAAAGTGAAGTGGAGTCCACCTCTTATACACCCGGTGGTGGTGTAAGGTGTGATAGGGACAATAACCACTCCCGTGGGAAGAGAAGATATGAAAATTTGAGTTCAAGCACTTCGTTACCTCGCAAGTTGCCTAAAAAGGAGAAATTTGATGCGGATGTCAAGCTTAAGGGCTCTGACGATAATAATTTGAGTGGTGATTCACTTTCTATTGAATCATTAAGGACATTTATTACTACCTGGAAAGAGGCATGCCGAGATAATAATGCAGATGAG GTTCTCGAAAGGATGCTTCAATTTTACAATGTAAGGAGAAAGAGGAAAGTGAAGGAAATGTTTGCATCATATCCATTCATTGGATTGCTCTATGCTGCT GTGGCATGTATGAAATTGGGATTATGGGATAATATGTATGATACTTTCCTGAACTTTGGCCAACAAGAAATAGACAATAAACAAGATGAGAGTTCAGATGATTACATAAACATTGATGTCCAATCAGCTAAGAAGGGTGTTGCTGCTCCAGCACCTGTGATTGTTACACATAAACAAA ATATTGCAGTTGAAGATATTGCTAAGAAAATTTCTGGGTATCTTGAGGAGGATGTTTTTCCCCGTAAAAGCCCCGAAGAAAATAGATTCCGTTTGTTGAGGAAACTCTGCAACTGTGAGTATTGGCTAATTGAACAATATTCTGTGGACAAGTTTGAATCACTTGGTTATGgagaatattttgtgtttctgGAGAAATATGCATACCTGCTTCCTGATGCATTACAAAAGCGCATGCTAGGTGGTTCATCAAAAAATGTTTCTTTGGAGGCTCGCATGCTGCCTATTCAATTGGATGTGTTGCTATCACAAGCTCTAGATAGCTTTCAGGAAAATGAGACAGTGAACATCCATTATGTTTCTGAATTGCTGGCTAGGCAGTTTCCTTTAGTATGTTTCGAACTAGGGAATAGTCATATCAAGGAAAACTTTCTGGATATCATACAGGAAAGGAGGTGCAACTTAACTTCACATTCTGTATTGTTTTCTATACCATTATCAAGACCAACCTATATCGGAAATTCATCGGCCGAAGATGAGAAGGATAATGCAGTAAAAAGTGGAATTATTGCTCCTGTTACTAGCCGAGATGCCATTGAGGTCATGCTGAAGGCCCCTATGCTGGCTGATTTAAAATTGTGGTCGCATTGGGATACTTTATTTGCTCCCCATCTTGGTTCAGTTGTGAAGTGGTTGCTAAAGGAGGTTAACTCCAAAGAGTTGCTTTGTTTGGTTACCAAGGATGGCAAAGTAATTCGTTTGGACCATTCAGCTACTGTGGACTCTTTTTTAAAAGTTTTCATTGAAGAATCTTCTTTTGAAACAGCAGTTCAATTGTTGTCCTTATTTGCAATATATGGTGGTGAACAGAGTATACCTCTCTCACTTCTGAAGTGCCATGCACGGAAAGCCTTTGAAGTTGTTATCAATAATTATTTAGAGAAGATACTTGATAATGGAAATTCTCACATGCATGGAAATCAATCTTTTGATCAGCATATAGTCGGCGAAAGTACATCAAGTAATTTAGACAGAAAGTTTTTGAATAATAGGAGTATAATGAATAGGGCAGCTCCAGTTTTATCAAGGTTTGTACTTGAATGTTTGAGTTATCTGCCAGTTGAGTTTTGCAGTACAGTAGCAGATATATTGATTTCTGGGTTACAATCTTTTGTGAATAATGCTCCTGCGGCTATCTTGGCTGAATGCAAGCAAATAGAGCATCGTCTTATTCTTCATGAAGTTGGTCTGTCTCTTGGATTGTTGGAATGGGTAAATGACTACCAATCCTTCTGTTCTTCTACTACACATGGACTACCCCCCACACCATCATGCTTAGATGTGGTCAATTCGGAGCCCAATAGATTATCAATGGTTGGTCAAGGTGATCTGAACGTGCATGTTGCTTCTTCAGGTGAAATGCTGGTTTCTAGTGAGGCAGATCTTGGAAAAGATAAACCAGCCAGTGATATGACTGTTTATGCTAACTTTTTAGGCTGCACTAGTACTGATTCAGAGGAATTATCAAGGCCTGATAATCACGACGACGCAGATCCAGCAAAATTTATTGAATCTATTAGGCAGGAGGAATTTGGTTTAAATCAATGTCTTTCAGCTACTGAAAGTAGCATGCTGGAAAAGCAGCATGCTCGATTGGGCAGAGCTCTCCATTGTCTATCACAAGAGCTGTACTCTCAAGATTCTCACTTTATCTTAGAGCTG GTACAAAATGCCGATGATAATATTTATCCCGAAAATGTGGAACCCACTCTAACATTCATTCTGGAGGAGAAAGGCATTGTTGTGTTGAATAATGAACATGGTTTTTCATTCAATAACATCAGTGCCCTTTGTGATGTTggaaattcaacaaaaaaaggCATCAACACTGGATACATTGGAAAGAAAGGCATCGGATTCAAATCAGTATTCCGG GTTACTGATGCTCCAGAAATTCATTCAAATGGTTTTCATATAAAATTTGACATTACTGGAGGCCAGATTGGGTTTGTTCTGCCAACAGTAATCCCTCCTTGTGATGTTGACTTTTACACCAGATTGGCATTGGCAGGTTCTGACCGCCTTGATCGAAACTCTTGGAAAACATGCATTGTGCTACCTTTTAGATCAAGCTTGCTGGAGGGATTAGGCATGAACAACATTTTATCTATGTTCTCGGATCTTCATCCTTCTTTGCTATTATTTCTTCATCGGCTACGATGCATTAAGTTCAAAAACTTAGTTGATGATTCATTCGTTGTTATGAGGAAAGAAGTTATTGGGAATGGCATAGTAGAGGTTGCCCTGGGTAATAATAGGATGACGTGGTTTGTAGCATCCAAGAAATTAGTGGCTGATACCATTCGTTCTGATGTGCAAACGACGGAAATTTCTGTAGCTTTTACATTAAAGGAGACAAGCGAAGAAGGATATGCCCCAGTTCTGAATCAGCAGCCAGTTTTTTCATTTCTTCCTCTCAGGACATATGGACTTAAGTTTATTCTCCAAGGTGATTTTGTTTTGCCTTCTTCTAGAGAAGAAGTTGATGGTAACAGTCCATGGAACCAGTGGTTACTATCCGAATTCCCTGATTTATTTGTTAGTGCTGTTAGGTCGTTTTGTTCTCTTCCTTGTTATGAGAACAGTCCAGCAAAAGCTATTACTGTATTTATGAGCTTTGTTCCTCTTGTGGGTGAAGTACATGGGTTCTTTTCTAGTCTACCACGAAGGATAATTTCCAAATTGCGCATGTCAAATTGCTTGCTTCTGGAAAGCAATGAGGAATGGGTTCCTCCTTGCAAGGTAATGAGGAATTGGTCTGACCAGACACGTTCTTTATTATCTGATAGTTTGCTTCACGAGCATCTTGGTCTGGGATTCTTGAATAAGGATATTGTTCTCTCTGATTCATTAGCTAAGGCTCTGGGGGTTGAGGATTGTGGACCCACTATTTTGCTTAAGTTCATTTCTTCATTGTGCCGCTCAGAAGATAAATTAAAGTCGATGGGTTTCGGTTGGTTAGCATCTTGGCTCAGCACCATTTATGTGATGCCATCTCAGCCTTTTATGCAAACTTCCTCAAGTAATGGGACTGAATCTAATTTCATATCTGATCTTCAGAAAACTCCATTTATCCCTCTTTCAGATGGTAAATACAGCTCTGTGAATGAGGGCATTATTTGGTTGCATTGTGACTCTGTAGACCAAGGTATTAGTGATCAATATCTTCTTGAGACATTTCCAAAATTGTTTGCCAAACTGCGGATTGTGAATCCAGGACTCCTGGCTGCAGCTTCCACCATTGATGGTTCATGCTCCGACGCATCAATTATGGAGAATGCTGCAAGGATGCTTTATAAAATCGGAGTCCAGCGACTGTGCATTCATGACATTGTAAAGTTGCAGATTCTGCCAGCCATATACGATGAGAAAATTGCAGTGGGACATGAAGAATTGATGACAGAGTACCTTGCCTTTGTCATGCTCCATTTACAATCAAGTTGTACAACCTGTTGCCTAGAAAGGGATAGCATTATTGCAGAGTTGCACGAGAAGGCCCTGATCCTGACAAATTTTGGATTCAAGCGATGTAGTGAGGTGGCTATCCATTTCACTCAGGAGTATGGAAATTCTGTTGATGTGGACAAGCTAATAAATGGAATTGATATTAACTGGTTCAAAATAGATGTTGCCTATGTAAGACATCCAATCACCAAATCCATCTCTGCTGGAGTGTTGAAATGGAGGAGATTTTTCCAGGAAATTGGAGTAACTGATTTTGTTCAAGTTGTTGATCTTTGTAAGAGTGTTCCTGAAATGTCTCCTATTAGTTTTAAGGATGACGAGAAAGCTACAGAGATGTCTGTTGATTCAGTTGCTAACAACTGGGAATCTCAGGAGTTGTTTCACATAGTGTCCTGGATTTCTTCTCGAGATGATCGGGAAAAGTCTGGATACCTCTTAGAGATTCTTGATAAATTATGGGATGAATATTTCAGTGATAAGGCTACTGGTTATCACAATGATACAACTGGGGAACGCAAACCATTCAAATCCTCTATTGTATGTACACTCCAAAATATCCCATGGATAGCGTCAAATATCAGCAACAAACTTCACTACCCTAAAGATCTCTTTGATGATTGTGTGGCAGTAAATTCAATTTTTGGTCGTAATGCTCCTTGTACTATTCCAAAG GTGAAAAGTACAAAGTTGCTCACTGATATTGGATTAAAAACTGAAGTTACCCTTGATGATGCTCTATCCGTTCTTAGACTTTGGAGACAGTCTGGATCTCATTTAAGCGCTAG TGTCTCACAGATGTCCAACTTCTATGCATACCTCTGGAAGGAAATGACTCATTCAAAGAAGAAAGTTATAGATGAATTACATTCTGGGCCTTTTATTTTTGTTCCTGATACATGTAGCTATTTGAATGAAGATGCTTTACCTGGTTCTCTTATGTCTCCTCGGGATGTTTACTGGCATGATACTATTGGTTCCGTAGACCTAATAAAATCAGATCACCCTGAATGTGTTTCAGCATTTGCAAGTTCTAAGATAAAAATGTTGCAAAAATTGTACCCACATCTTCATGATTTCTTTGTGAATGAATGCGGAGTGGATGAAAGTCCTCCCTTTAGCAGCTACCTTCAGTTTTTGCTGGAGTTATCTGCTGTTGCTTTGCCTCATCAGGCTGCAAAGCAG GTTTTGGAGGTGTTCTTAATCTGGGATGATGCATTGAGATCTGGATCAATGACGTCCGAAGATGTTCAATTCCTGAAAGAAAATCTCCTGAAAAAGGAATATGCTGTGCTTCCTACTAGACAAGATAAATGGGTTTCTCTACACTCGTCATTTGGTATAGTCTGTTGGTCTGATGATGACAATCTACGAAGAGAATTCAAACATCGTGATGGTGTTGACTTCCTGTATTTTGAGAAATCCACTCTAAGGTCTCAGTCAGATGCTTCTGTGGAAGACAATCAGATGCTTCTGGGGAAGGTCTCAGTTGCCATGCAAAGACTACGAATTCCTGTCCTCTCTAAG ATTGTAACCCGTGAGGCTATTGCCTATGGTTCAGAAGATAGTAGTTCCATTTCGTTGCTGGTGAACTGGGTTCTTCCATATGCTCAGCGCTACATCTTCAATGCACACCCGGACAAATATTTTCAACTTAAGCAGTCTTCTTTTGAGAATATCAAACATCTGAAGATTGTTGTTGTTGAAAAGTTGTTTTATCGGTATAAGATAAAGAAATCTGACATTGCATCAAAGAAAAGACACCAGTGTAACTGCCTCCTTCAG GAAAACACTTTATACTGCTCTCGGGAATCAGATTCACACTCAATATTTCTAGAGTTATCTTGTTTACTATTTGACGGATCTCCTGAATTGCACTTTGCAAATTTCCTTCATATGATCAAGACCATGGCTGAATCAGGTGCGACAGAGGAGCAAACAGAAGTGTTCATTTTGAACAGCCAGAAGATGCCAAAGCTCCCTGATGAGGAATCTATCTGGTCTCTTCAATCTGTCTCATCATTGATGGAAAGTAATGCTGCGTCTTCCGACTCTGTAAAGGTTCAGGATTTGAGCAATTTACCATCCAAATGCAAACATGGCATCAAGTCCTCAAACTGGCCACCTGCTGATTGGAAAACCGCTCCTGGTTTTGATTCTGTTGATACATCTAGGTTAACAAGACCATGGCCCAGCACTGTGCAAATCCAAGCGGGGAATATTGCACAGAGAGATTATAGAACAGCAGATATTTGTTTTAATGATGTTAGCAGTGAATTTAACATTGATGTTAATTCAACAACTCAGGGAGCAGTTCAAGTTGAGACACAGGTTCCAGTACCCCAGTCTAATCTTCCGAGCAACTTGGTGCCATCCAACGTTAACGTAGTCATGGATTCTATTGATCTAGATTCCTTTGATACCAAGGATGTCGGGCCATCTGTTTGTAGCGAGAAAGATCCGGCACTTAGTCAGCAGGCATTGCTCACAGGGAGATTGGGGGAGCTTGTGGCTTTCAAATATTTCACGGGGGAAGAAGTTGGTGACCGGTCTGTGAAATGGGTGAACGAAGCTAATGAAACTGGACTGCCTTACGATATTGTATTGGAGGGCGATGACAGCACTACTGAATATATCGAAGTAAAAGCGACCAGATATGGAAGAAAGAATTGGTTTCTCATATCTCTTAGAGAGTGGCAATTTGCAATCGAGAAAGGTGAATCTTTCAGCATTGCACATGTTGTCTTGGCAGAAAATAGTATGGCGAAAGTCACTGTATACCAAAATCCAGCCAGATTGTGCCAACTGGGTAATTTGAGGTTGGCAGTTGTGGTACCAAAACAGTAG